Proteins encoded together in one Canis aureus isolate CA01 chromosome 21, VMU_Caureus_v.1.0, whole genome shotgun sequence window:
- the LOC144293338 gene encoding olfactory receptor 5T2-like, with amino-acid sequence MKNATEVTIFVLKGFTDKLELQTALFFLFLATYLFTMMGNLVLVLLVIVDSQLHNPMYYFLSVLSSVDACFSSVITPNMLVDFMLKNKVISFLGCAAQMFLAVTFGTTECFLLAAMAYDRYVAIYNPLLYSVSMSPRVYVPLIVASYVGGILHASVHTVATFSLSFCASNEIRHVFCDIPPLLAISCSDTHTNQLLLFYFVGSIEIVTILIVLISYGFILLAILNIHSAEGRRKVFSTCGSHLTGVSIYHGTILFMYVRPSSSYALDHDMIVSMFYSIVIPMLNPIIYSLRNKDVKEAMKRMFQKKWFINSY; translated from the coding sequence ATGAAGAATGCTACAGAAGTCACCATATTTGTACTGAAGGGCTTCACAGATAAGCTTGAGCTGCAAACAGCCTTGTTCTTCCTGTTTCTAGCAACCTACCTTTTTACTATGATGGGAaatttggttttagttttgttggtcaTTGTAGATTCCCAGCTCCACAACCCCATGTACTATTTTCTGAGTGTGTTATCATCTGTGGATGCCTGCTTTTCCTCCGTAATTACCCCAAATATGTTAGTAGATTTTATGTTAAAGAATAAAGTCATTTCATTCCTTGGATGTGCAGCACAGATGTTTCTTGCTGTTACTTTTGGAACCACAGAATGCTTTCTCTTGGCTGCCATGGCTTATGACCGCTATGTAGCAATCTACAACCCTCTCCTGTATTCCGTGAGCATGTCACCCAGGGTCTATGTGCCACTCATCGTTGCTTCCTATGTTGGTGGCATTTTGCATGCTTCTGTACACACAGTGGCCACGTTCAGCCTATCCTTCTGTGCTTCCAATGAAATTAGACATGTCTTTTGTGACATCCCTCCACTACTTGCCATTTCGTGTTCTGACACCCACACAAACCAGCTGCTGCTCTTCTACTTCGTGGGCTCTATTGAGATAGTCACTATCCTCATTGTTCTGATCTCCTACGGTTTCATTCTCTTGGCCATTCTGAACATTCATTCTGCCGAGGGGAGGCGGAAAGTCTTTTCTACGTGTGGTTCTCACCTAACTGGGGTGTCAATATATCATGGAACCATCCTCTTCATGTATGTGAGACCAAGTTCCAGCTATGCTTTAGACCATGACATGATAGTGTCAATGTTTTATAGCATTGTGATTCCCATGTTGAATCCCATCATCTACAGTTTAAGGAACAAAGATGTAAAAGAGGCAATGAAAAGAATGTTTCAGAAAAAATGGTTTATTAATTCATACTAA